From a region of the Helianthus annuus cultivar XRQ/B chromosome 5, HanXRQr2.0-SUNRISE, whole genome shotgun sequence genome:
- the LOC110940010 gene encoding NAC domain-containing protein 72: MEPINPNPTTSPLPPGCQFFPSEQQLILHYLTLKNTGDHLDPSSPNLIKDLDLYRFEPFNLPETARFLFGREGKRKHYYCFAPMPRVKRGRGEKRPAGCGVWRRSGSVKDIVGAGVQGVVMGTRKTFVFYLGELGKAAAVRTKWVMYEYALVDQKMAEASYVLCRVFAKSHHQYNTSNDKTKPLVETVKTVNHIGIQCDEKVNSLAFDGDFLELDDLLAPL; encoded by the exons ATGGAACCCATAAACCCTAATCCCACAACCTCACCTCTCCCACCCGGCTGCCAATTCTTCCCATCAGAGCAACAACTCATCCTCCACTACCTAACCCTAAAAAACACCGGCGATCATCTCGACCCCTCGTCTCCAAATCTCATCAAAGACCTCGATCTCTACCGCTTCGAACCCTTCAATTTACCCGAAACCGCCCGGTTCCTGTTCGGCCGTGAAGGAAAACGGAAGCACTATTACTGTTTTGCCCCTATGCCCAGGGTTAAAAGAGGAAGAGGTGAGAAGAGACCGGCTGGCTGTGGGGTTTGGAGGAGGAGTGGCTCGGTGAAAGATATTGTGGGTGCGGGTGTACAGGGGGTTGTGATGGGGACGAGGAAGACTTTTGTGTTTTATTTGGGGGAGTTGGGTAAGGCTGCTGCTGTCAGGACCAAGTGGGTTATGTATGAGTATGCATTGGTTGATCAGAAAATG GCTGAGGCTTCATATGTTCTGTGCCGAGTGTTTGCCAAATCTCACCACCAATACAACACCTCAAATGATAAAACGAAGCCTTTGGTTGAGACCGTTAAAACAGTGAATCACATTGGTATCCAGTGCGATGAAAAG GTGAATTCACTGGCCTTTGACGGAGACTTCCTTGAGCTAGATGATCTTCTAGCTCCTCTTTAG